TATTGTTAGTATCTACAATAATGTTGCAAAAGCGAGTATTGATATCAGCAGTAGTTATTTTTAATTCGATGTTTCTTTTAGCCGCAAGTTCTTTTAGATAATCGCCATTCCTCCCGCCTAAAATGGTATGTATGCAATAAGGGACAGTGCTATCTTCAAAATCTATAGCGTATGCGACGTTGAAACTTTTTCCACCCGCAAATTCTCTGACTTCGTAAGGTCGATTCGGATGTTCAGAAGTGAAATTTTCTAGTAAAACGGTTCGATCAATTGCAGGGTTTGGACAAATTAAATGGATCATATAAATACTCTCCTTATTCAGTAGTCAAATAATTGTTTCAAAAATAATCTGGTAGGAATTAAGAGGAATGAAGCGATTTCATTTTACTAATAAAAAAATAGTAATGCAATCATAATATGCTATTGATGGAAAGTTGAAAATTCTATTTTATAATAATTCCATTTTTTGAAACTCTCCGCATATTCTGCAACCGTTCCATCTTGCAAGGTTGTTTTTTTTCGTTGGAAAACGACAGGTTCATTTTCAGATATGGCTAAGAGGTCTGCTATATCAGTAGGTGTGGGGAATAAAATTTCATTTGTCTCCGTTGCGTACTCGTCGTACATATGAATGCCATGTTCTGTTTTAAATCGCTCATAAATTGAGTCGTAATAGCTTAGCTCTTGCTGATCATTTTTTATAAACTGAATTGGAACATAAGTAAAATGTAAAATGTAGGCAATGTCATCTACTTTTCGAATGCGTATAATTTTTCGATAGGTTTGTTTGCTGCTTAGATTTAATTCGTCTAGTATTCGAGGATCGGCTTCTTCTGACACATGAATCACTTCAACGGTTTCTGTTTTTCCTGCAAATATTTCGATGTCTGTAAATTCAACAAGTTTTCTTTTTCGTGAGCG
The DNA window shown above is from Enterococcus sp. 4G2_DIV0659 and carries:
- a CDS encoding GntR family transcriptional regulator, yielding MKIPKYQQIKNDLLNKIKSGEFEHGDRFYSENELVRLYNASSITVIRAIQELAAEGYLVRYQGKGTYVSRSRKRKLVEFTDIEIFAGKTETVEVIHVSEEADPRILDELNLSSKQTYRKIIRIRKVDDIAYILHFTYVPIQFIKNDQQELSYYDSIYERFKTEHGIHMYDEYATETNEILFPTPTDIADLLAISENEPVVFQRKKTTLQDGTVAEYAESFKKWNYYKIEFSTFHQ